A genomic segment from Synchiropus splendidus isolate RoL2022-P1 chromosome 18, RoL_Sspl_1.0, whole genome shotgun sequence encodes:
- the slc35a2 gene encoding UDP-galactose translocator isoform X1 — translation MAKENDFQPPEEKATSPSQRDVNRRLKYISLAVLVVQNASLILNIRYVRTLPGDHFYATSAVVMAELLKVLTCLLIILLQKKFNVKEMVRLLLDAIVFQYKDTLKLAVPSLIYTLQNNLQYVAISNLPAATFQVTYQLKILTTALFSVLMLKKSLSKVQWISLLLLFAGVAIVQVQQEGNKESSVSSSFKQNYMVGLFAVVISCLSSGFAGVYFEKILKGSSASVWVRNVQLGIFGMALGMLALWWNDGDAIAERGFLFGYTNMVWCVIFNQAFGGLLVAVVVKYADNILKGFATSFSIIVSTVLSIYLFGFHIDLLFTAGAGLVIGAVYMYSLPRPAGPSSSSSSSLSSRTDRGGEMEKFLPKCGGKRKGS, via the exons ATGGCCAAAGAAAACGACTTCCAGCCGCCCGAGGAGAAGGCGACCAGTCCTAGTCAGAGGGACG TGAACAGGAGGCTGAAGTACATCAGTTTGGCCGTGCTGGTGGTCCAGAATGCATCACTCATTCTTAACATCCGCTATGTTCGCACGTTGCCGGGTGACCATTTCTACGCTACGTCTGCTGTTGTAATGGCAGAGCTCCTCAAGGTTCTGACGTGCCTTCTCATCATCCTGCTGCAGAAGAAAT TCAACGTGAAGGAGATGGTGCGCTTGCTCCTCGACGCCATCGTGTTTCAGTACAAGGACACGCTGAAGCTGGCCGTCCCATCTCTCATCTACACTCTCCAGAACAACCTGCAGTATGTCGCCATCTCAAACCTGCCAGCTGCCACTTTCCAG GTCACCTACCAGTTGAAGATTCTCACCACTGCTCTGTTCAGTGTGCTGATGCTGAAAAAGTCTCTGTCCAAAGTTCAGTGGatttcactgctgctgctgttcgcAGGTGTCGCCATTGTGCAG GTGCAGCAAGAGGGGAACAAGGAATCCTCCGTATCAAGCAGTTTCAAACAGAACTACATGGTGGGACTGTTTGCCGTGGTGATCAGCTGCCTGTCCTCTGGCTTTGCCGGCGTTTACTTTGAGAAGATCCTCAAAGGAAGCTCGGCGTCCGTCTGGGTCCGCAACGTGCAGTTGGGAATCTTCGGCATGGCCCTGGGCATGCTGGCGCTGTGGTGGAACGACGGCGATGCCATCGCTGAGCGCGGCTTCCTTTTCGGCTACACCAACATGGTCTGGTGTGTCATATTCAACCAAGCTTTCGGCGGGCTCCTGGTCGCCGTCGTGGTCAAGTACGCCGACAACATCCTGAAGGGCTTCGCGACTTCCTTCTCCATCATCGTCTCGACCGTGCTCTCCATATACCTTTTCGGCTTCCACATTGACCTGCTGTTCACAGCGGGGGCAGGACTTGTCATCGGCGCCGTCTACATGTACAGTCTCCCAAGACCGGcgggcccctcctcctcctcgtcttcctcttTGTCATCAAGGACTGACCGTGGCGGCGAGATGGAAAAGTTTCTTCCAAA GTGTGGCGGGAAGCGTAAAGGATCCTGA
- the slc35a2 gene encoding UDP-galactose translocator isoform X2 has translation MAKENDFQPPEEKATSPSQRDVNRRLKYISLAVLVVQNASLILNIRYVRTLPGDHFYATSAVVMAELLKVLTCLLIILLQKKFNVKEMVRLLLDAIVFQYKDTLKLAVPSLIYTLQNNLQYVAISNLPAATFQVTYQLKILTTALFSVLMLKKSLSKVQWISLLLLFAGVAIVQVQQEGNKESSVSSSFKQNYMVGLFAVVISCLSSGFAGVYFEKILKGSSASVWVRNVQLGIFGMALGMLALWWNDGDAIAERGFLFGYTNMVWCVIFNQAFGGLLVAVVVKYADNILKGFATSFSIIVSTVLSIYLFGFHIDLLFTAGAGLVIGAVYMYSLPRPAGPSSSSSSSLSSRTDRGGEMEKFLPK, from the exons ATGGCCAAAGAAAACGACTTCCAGCCGCCCGAGGAGAAGGCGACCAGTCCTAGTCAGAGGGACG TGAACAGGAGGCTGAAGTACATCAGTTTGGCCGTGCTGGTGGTCCAGAATGCATCACTCATTCTTAACATCCGCTATGTTCGCACGTTGCCGGGTGACCATTTCTACGCTACGTCTGCTGTTGTAATGGCAGAGCTCCTCAAGGTTCTGACGTGCCTTCTCATCATCCTGCTGCAGAAGAAAT TCAACGTGAAGGAGATGGTGCGCTTGCTCCTCGACGCCATCGTGTTTCAGTACAAGGACACGCTGAAGCTGGCCGTCCCATCTCTCATCTACACTCTCCAGAACAACCTGCAGTATGTCGCCATCTCAAACCTGCCAGCTGCCACTTTCCAG GTCACCTACCAGTTGAAGATTCTCACCACTGCTCTGTTCAGTGTGCTGATGCTGAAAAAGTCTCTGTCCAAAGTTCAGTGGatttcactgctgctgctgttcgcAGGTGTCGCCATTGTGCAG GTGCAGCAAGAGGGGAACAAGGAATCCTCCGTATCAAGCAGTTTCAAACAGAACTACATGGTGGGACTGTTTGCCGTGGTGATCAGCTGCCTGTCCTCTGGCTTTGCCGGCGTTTACTTTGAGAAGATCCTCAAAGGAAGCTCGGCGTCCGTCTGGGTCCGCAACGTGCAGTTGGGAATCTTCGGCATGGCCCTGGGCATGCTGGCGCTGTGGTGGAACGACGGCGATGCCATCGCTGAGCGCGGCTTCCTTTTCGGCTACACCAACATGGTCTGGTGTGTCATATTCAACCAAGCTTTCGGCGGGCTCCTGGTCGCCGTCGTGGTCAAGTACGCCGACAACATCCTGAAGGGCTTCGCGACTTCCTTCTCCATCATCGTCTCGACCGTGCTCTCCATATACCTTTTCGGCTTCCACATTGACCTGCTGTTCACAGCGGGGGCAGGACTTGTCATCGGCGCCGTCTACATGTACAGTCTCCCAAGACCGGcgggcccctcctcctcctcgtcttcctcttTGTCATCAAGGACTGACCGTGGCGGCGAGATGGAAAAGTTTCTTCCAAA ATGA
- the emilin3a gene encoding golgin subfamily B member 1: MAAGCFFIFALCLALGQARFYRPLQMSQYHHAVELHQQGKPTSRHKNHCAYVVEKTMSFTMQDGVAPYVKAEYNKCSWGKKCPTLLYRMMYKPIYKVAHKTVTELEWRCCPGYSGYNCMEGPPVYHHPVKSMPPFKGPPSFKGPQFKGPPRKGPIFKGPAHKGPMLKGPMFKGPAHKGPMQKGPMFKGPMMKGPMLKGPPINYGMKSSQRLQPKGPPSSIHHYPMRQFGPPASSSFPATSFEPYPSEPEPDHLETHEPELDHIEAHHPDPDHIEAHHPEADHIETHLSEPDHIETHHREPDHIDSLQTDVEENHELEQSLGPRRHVPQEATPISEGEETPGQTAGQALDPETEERLYRMEEDVRRLNQGFETLRGTVNGLEESLRASLREDANRMLSALLSAGPGPVAAQAVSSSSSTVGFVEIPGGDPQIVGLDSRHVIPSLTDLNSKVEELRSELKTKITELQELKATILTHDGALRRIANGESVNSPVSPHTVEKLLDDKLNAARVDILGGFEKRVETVEGRCEEKAGDVQRLCQREQSESQKEMESTLEETSVDLKTELRNLQTQIQGIQADSCCTMMSGLGERVQLLEASLAGLNQSQSHLRVELGSHKDHIEGILEGRLAYVESKLNLTGQLKNDEYGQRHISLDPVEEGHGMEARMEGKMKALEGRLLTALEELGNATAPVLLEGHAVPTLELELESLRGRLEMDVDRLQKQLIGLESLCSSSCSTPPNTISTQKESDSRSGNVEEEMGLHEDRLDILNTTMQNIMRHLERTNQQAQEEGEPSVQGALTLLQFNVHSVNRTLKGLQDSLGSVVHQVGQANNSWHEREARLAQQMKGVVQLVGHQASMLGTGERRLTRLKSELQEMKRRLVEEVRGCRSTAMGVKKEVSEVGGRVATVEDKCKGLNFLAEDLETIRQELEKQSNGLLLQFNGTLSNHARQLSDLRSELRNCTMRLESTQVLQLEDDSRRGDTFTSN, translated from the exons ATGGCTGCAGgttgtttttttatctttgcATTGTGCTTGGCTTTGGGACAAGCCAGGTTTTACAGACCACTTCAGATGAGCCAATACCATCATGCAGTGGAACTTCACCAACAAGGGAAACCCACCAGCAGACACAA GAACCACTGCGCCTACGTAGTGGAAAAGACAATGTCCTTCACAATGCAAGATGGAGTGGCACCTTATGTCAAAGCCGAGTACAACAAGTGTTCCTGGGGGAAAAAATGTCCAACGCTTTT GTATCGCATGATGTACAAACCAATCTACAAAGTGGCACATAAAACTGTCACAGAACTGGAGTGGCGTTGTTGTCCGGGGTACTCAGGATACAACTGTATGGAGGGTCCCCCAGTTTATCACCATCCAGTGAAAAGTATGCCACCTTTCAAGGGGCCACCATCTTTTAAAGGCCCACAATTTAAGGGGCCACCTAGAAAGGGCCCTATCTTTAAGGGTCCTGCACATAAAGGTCCAATGCTAAAAGGACCAATGTTTAAGGGTCCTGCACATAAAGGTCCAATGCAAAAAGGCCCAATGTTTAAGGGCCCTATGATGAAAGGCCCAATGCTCAAAGGCCCACCCATCAATTATGGTATGAAATCTAGCCAACGGCTGCAACCCAAAGGACCTCCAAGCAGCATCCATCACTACCCAATGCGTCAGTTTGGACCCCCAGCATCTTCTTCATTTCCAGCCACCTCATTTGAACCTTATCCATCCGAGCCAGAACCAGATCACTTGGAAACACATGAGCCAGAGCTAGATCACATAGAAGCACACCACCCAGATCCAGACCACATTGAAGCGCATCACCCAGAAGCAGACCATATTGAAACGCATCTATCGGAACCAGATCACATAGAAACACATCACAGAGAACCGGATCACATTGACTCCCTGCAGACAGACGTGGAAGAGAACCATGAGCTTGAGCAGAGTCTGGGACCACGACGTCATGTGCCACAGGAGGCCACTCCCATCTCTGAAGGTGAAGAGACTCCCGGACAGACCGCAG GTCAAGCTCTGGACCCTGAAACTGAGGAACGGTTATACAGAATGGAGGAGGATGTCCGACGTCTAAACCAGGGCTTCGAGACACTAAGGGGGACTGTGAATGGACTGGAAGAAAGTCTGCGGGCTTCATTACGAGAGGATGCCAACAGGATGCTCTCAGCTCTTCTCTCTGCAGGTCCCGGTCCAGTTGCTGCTCAAGCTGTATCTTCAAGTTCCTCCACAGTAGGTTTTGTGGAAATCCCCGGGGGTGATCCACAAATCGTCGGTCTGGACAGCAGGCATGTCATTCCTAGCCTCACAGATCTCAATAGCAAAGTAGAAGAGTTAAGGAGTGAATTGAAAACCAAGATTACTGAGCTGCAGGAACTGAAAGCCACAATTCTGACTCATGACGGAGCACTGAGGAGGATTGCAAATGGAGAAAGTGTCAATTCTCCAGTTTCTCCACACACTGTGGAGAAACTATTAGATGACAAATTGAATGCCGCTAGAGTGGACATTTTGGGTGGGTTTGAGAAGCGTGTGGAGACGGTGGAGGGAAGATGTGAGGAGAAGGCTGGGGATGTGCAGCGTCTGTGTCAGAGGGAGCAAAGTGAGAGTCAAAAGGAAATGGAATCTACACTGGAAGAAACCAGCGTTGATTTAAAGACCGAGCTGAGGAACCTCCAGACACAGATTCAAGGAATTCAGGCAGATAGCTGCTGTACGATGATGAGCGGGCTGGGTGAGAGGGTGCAGTTGCTGGAGGCGTCACTGGCTGGCCTGAATCAGTCCCAGAGCCATCTGAGGGTAGAACTGGGTTCACATAAAGACCACATCGAGGGAATACTGGAGGGCCGGTTGGCGTATGTAGAGTCCAAGCTTAATTTGACTGGTCAGCTGAAGAATGATGAGTATGGTCAGAGGCATATTAGCTTAGACCCAGTTGAGGAGGGACATGGCATGGAGGCTCGCATGGAGGGGAAGATGAAGGCACTAGAAGGTCGCCTACTGACAGCTTTGGAAGAGCTTGGCAATGCTACTGCCCCAGTCCTCCTGGAGGGCCATGCAGTTCCAACCCTGGAGCTGGAGTTGGAGTCACTTCGTGGAAGACTTGAAATGGATGTGGACAGACTTCAGAAACAACTCATCGGCCTTGAGAGTCTTTGCTCCTCCTCTTGTTCAACGCCTCCCAACACGATATCTACTCAGAAAGAGTCTGATAGTAGGAGTGGAAATGTTGAAGAGGAAATGGGACTGCATGAGGACCGCCTTGATATCCTCAACACGACAATGCAGAACATCATGAGACATCTGGAGCGCACGAACCAGCAGGCCCAAGAGGAAGGAGAGCCATCCGTACAGGGAGCCCTGACGCTTCTGCAGTTCAATGTGCACTCAGTCAACAGAACCCTCAAAGGCCTTCAGGACTCTCTTGGGTCTGTGGTCCATCAAGTCGGTCAAGCAAACAACTCTTGGCATGAAAGAGAGGCTCGTCTGGCTCAGCAGATGAAGGGAGTGGTCCAGCTGGTTGGACATCAAGCTTCCATGCTTGGGACAGGTGAGCGGAGGCTGACCCGACTGAAGAGCGAGCTCCAGGAGATGAAGCGAcgcctggtggaggaggtgcGAGGTTGCCGAAGCACAGCCATGGGTGTGAAGAAAGAGGTATCTGAGGTCGGGGGCCGCGTGGCCACTGTTGAAGACAAGTGCAAGGGTCTGAACTTCTTGGCTGAGGACCTGGAGACCATCAGGCAGGAGTTGGAAAAACAATCAAACGGGCTTCTCCTCCAGTTTAATGGCACACTCTCAAATCACGCACGGCAGCTCTCTGACCTTCGCAGCGAACTCAGAAATTGCACGATGAGACTGGAGTCAACACAAGTTTTACAGCTGGAGGATGATTCTAGAAGAGGGGACACTTTTACTTCAAATTAG